A stretch of Roseovarius sp. M141 DNA encodes these proteins:
- a CDS encoding IS1595 family transposase, translated as MEVIRNMLSDTPLSCRKLAARLGLTKDTIWRWRMIILESLAEACDKDFSGVVEVDETYQRESRKGSREWANHAANSNQYPAPPRPPWYVYRSGRIKMARGLSQWQIPLLTVMDRGGRRLFAPIANRRNRTIEIALAPIIPDDAVLCSDGLRPYRSFCKKHSLTHYEVSNKLGKRVVAGAFHIQNVNALHARYDAFIRPFCGPATKYLYRYLRWFLLRAKIKPEAAFQSILAAT; from the coding sequence TTGGAGGTTATCCGGAATATGCTGTCGGACACGCCTCTCTCGTGTCGCAAACTCGCCGCGCGTCTCGGACTTACAAAAGATACGATATGGCGGTGGCGGATGATTATTCTGGAATCACTTGCAGAGGCTTGCGACAAGGATTTTAGCGGCGTTGTGGAGGTCGATGAGACCTATCAGCGAGAAAGCCGGAAAGGCTCTCGTGAGTGGGCAAATCACGCGGCTAACTCCAACCAGTATCCCGCTCCACCTCGGCCGCCGTGGTATGTTTATCGCAGCGGACGGATCAAGATGGCGCGCGGCCTCTCGCAGTGGCAGATCCCCTTGCTGACTGTGATGGATCGGGGCGGCAGGCGTCTCTTCGCACCGATCGCAAACCGCCGAAACCGGACAATCGAAATCGCCCTGGCACCGATCATTCCAGATGATGCGGTGCTATGTAGCGATGGCTTGAGACCATATCGCTCTTTCTGCAAAAAGCACAGCCTCACACACTACGAGGTCTCGAACAAACTTGGGAAACGGGTTGTCGCCGGCGCGTTCCACATCCAGAACGTCAATGCGTTGCACGCGCGATACGATGCTTTCATTCGACCGTTCTGCGGACCAGCGACGAAATATCTCTACCGCTATCTGCGCTGGTTCCTCCTTCGCGCCAAAATCAAGCCCGAAGCCGCCTTTCAGAGCATCCTCGCAGCAACCTGA
- the cyoD gene encoding cytochrome o ubiquinol oxidase subunit IV — MNDPDFKRELRSYLTGFGLALTLTLIPFGFVFHGGLAQGTVLMVIFVCALAQAVVHLRFFLHIDLSRQKREDLQLILFSLLLLAIMSIGTIWIMANLATRM; from the coding sequence ATGAACGATCCTGATTTCAAACGCGAGTTGCGCAGCTATCTCACCGGGTTCGGTCTTGCCCTCACCCTGACGCTGATCCCGTTTGGCTTTGTCTTTCACGGCGGGCTCGCGCAGGGAACGGTGCTGATGGTGATTTTTGTCTGTGCGCTGGCGCAGGCGGTCGTCCATCTGCGGTTCTTTCTGCATATCGACCTGTCGCGCCAGAAACGCGAGGATCTGCAACTGATACTTTTTTCACTACTCTTACTGGCTATCATGTCCATCGGAACGATCTGGATCATGGCCAACCTTGCTACGCGGATGTAG